A region of the Vanrija pseudolonga chromosome 2, complete sequence genome:
TAGACTCCTGCCCGCCACGGCAGTTCAGTACCTCAAGCAGCTTACGACTCAGGTTGTCGAGGTTGAGTCTCAGCTCCACCAGTCGGCCCCTGGTCCCTTTACCGAGAACATTGCCAAGTACCTCGACCGCTACCACTCGGAGGGTGCTCAGAACCTGCTTGACAACATCAAGAACCCGCGTGTGGTGTGGACCTACCGCAACATCATCTCATCGGGCAAGGCACCTCAGCTCGTCAACGAGCTTTccgagcgcgcggaggcCATCTGCAACCTGGCCTTTGCCAACACCGACCAGtttgacctcgtcctcccgGGTCTGCAACTGATTCGCGAGCTGTCGCGCACCTCCCCCGGCTGGCTGTCGGAGCGCGAGCCtgtgctcgaggccgtcgttgGCGTATGGCGCTCCATCGTCCTCCGCTCTCGTGACCCCAAGAGCGACATGTCCAACGTCAACTACCAGACGATCCCGGTGCTTATCCTCGAGATGTTCATGAGCACCTTggagcaccagcagcacattgccctcctcttccacgtcgtcgaggcctACGAGATCCGCAGCTCGTTTGACAGGTCATACGTTGCCTTCTTCCTGTACCAGAGAGTCGCTCTGCAGGAGTCGGTCGAGTACCGCCGCGAGGTCATCGAGTACTTCATGAACCTCTACGAGGAGGAGACTGTCGTCACCTGGGCATTCAAGACCAACGCCTTGCGCCTGGTTGTCAACCCCACACTCCGTGTCTACTTTGCCGACCCGAACAACGACGGCTCGTTGATCACCGCGCCTTTGGTGGTCAAGATGGCCGAGAAGATGTGGAGACCGCTCTCGACGACCCCGGTCGCCAAGACGCGCGAAGACACGCTCCTCATCGAAATCTTTGCCTTGACCACGCTCATGGTCAAGCATGCTGGCCCCAAGGTCAGCGAGATGCGCAAGGAGGTGTTCAAGCTCGCCTGGATGGGTATCAACCTTCTCGAACCCACTGTCAAGCTCATGGCCTATGTCCTCACTGCCAATTTTATGGAGACATACGAGACGCCCGTCAAGTTTGTCCGTCTTACCTGGACTGGTCTTTTGCGCCTCAAGGAGAACGAGTCAAAGGCTCTGTTCCGCCAGGCCATCGACACGCTGGCTGGATGCCTCTCTCTCCGCGACCCGCCGACCAATGGCGGCATCCCGGACTGGGCCCAAAAGGTCAAGACTGTGCTAGTCGAGGAAGGCCACGCAACGAGCACGCTTGTTGTCGTCTGCGAGCTGCTTGTCAACCACCCCGACCTCTTCTACGACTACCGCGAGCTCTACGTGCCCCACATCGCCATGTCGCTGCAGAAGCTCGGCTTTGTCCAGGCCGCTACGGCTGAGATGAAGAAGCTCACTGTGGACGTCATTGAGCTCATCTTCAGATGGGAGCGCAAGCGCATGGCTCTGCGTGACGaagccggccgcgacgactcggccgatgccatggacgtcgacgagaaggacGGAGCGgccccctcgcccgccaAGCGCCAACGTATCGACCGCGCTGGAACAGCCGTCTCTACGaccagtggtggtggctgggtCACCCCTGCTTCAACCCGAGAGCTCATCACCGCCCACTTACTCCGCATCGTTGCTACGTCGTCTGAGCCTGTGACACGCGGAGGCTTAAGCAAACGCGCTCTCGACCTCTTCAAGGAGATCCTTGGCCCCAAGGGCTTACCCAACGTCTCTGTCAAGCTCGGCTTCTTCAACCGCACCATGTCGCAGGACATTTCCGAGCAAACGATTGGCACTGTGGCCAACTCGACAGAGGTCATTGCGGCTGTCGCCGAAGTCCGCGACCAGGCTTGGATCCGCGGCAAACTCGAGGTGTtccgcaagctcctcgaAAAGGTTTGGGTGTTCGATGACACTTCGTTGCACGAGGTTGTTCGTCCTCTCACCGAGCGCATGTTTGCCGAGCTCCCggaggaggagattgccgacagcgacgatgaCGGCCAGAAGCTGCTCAAGTTTGTGTCCACTACCGTCAACAACGGCCTCACGGCCAGCTTGCGCTCGACCACCGAGCTTCCCGGCACCATCTTCCTCCTCAAGTGCTGGCTCAAGGTTCAGCCGACGCAGCTCCACAACGAGACGCTGGCCTCTGGCCTGCTGCGTGTCCTGAGCAACCTGGTCAAGGTGCACACTAGCGCTAACGGCCCCGACCCGTCGTACCGCCTCATCATCTCGATTCTCGACATGCTCCGTGACCGTGTCGCGGACCTCAAGGAGCACCGCCGATACCTCGTCAACATCCTCGGTGCCTTGATCGACAAGTCGACCAACCTCACCCTCTGCCGCTACCTCCTCGAGTTGGTTCGTCAGTGGGTGGTCAAGGAGGTTGACGGCCCAATCGTcatcaaggacaaggcccTCTTGCTTCTGCGCATGATGGTGTTTGAGGGACGTGACAATGCCCTCTTCAAGGAGTACCTCGATCTCATCTACGAAGTGTACGAGCTCGAATCGCTCAGCGGTACCGACATTACGCACCGTCTCGAACCCGCCTTCCTCCTTGGAACGCGTTCCAAGGACCCCGCTCAGCGTGCCAAgttcctcgacaagctcgaggcgacTCTTCCTcgcgccctcgacgctcGTCTCGAGTACCTGTACTCGCTCCAGAACTGGGAGACGCTCGCAGACAGCTACTGGATCCCGCAGATGCTCAGCCTGCTTTTGGGCGCGGCTGACCTCCGCGGTGACGTGTTCCGAGCCGCTCTCGCGGTCATTGGGGAGGAGGACCCTCTTGCTACGCAGAACTGGCGCCTGGGCGACCTCATCCAATATGTTCGCAACCTTGTGCACGTCGATCCTACCCTGGCCCACCGCCTCTGGGTTGTCATCTTCCCCAAGCTCTGGGGCTCTTTCACCCGCACTCAGCAGACCTCCTTCACGCCCTACATCTCCAAGCTGCTCTGCAAGGAGTTCCACCAcaagcaggtcgagctcaAGCCCAACGTCATTCAGACCCAGCTCGAGGGCATTGCGTACTGCAAGCCGCCCGTCACCGTCCCCCCTCTCCTCATCAAGTACCTCGCCAAGACCTACAACGCTTGGTATGCTGGCTTTGAGATCCTCAACACGCTGTCGGACACCTACCGCGGTACAGAGAACCTCCGCGAGAGCTGTGCAGGTGCCCTTGGCGAGCTgtacgccgagcttggcgaaGAGGACATGTTCTACGGCAGCGCTCGTTGCCGCTACGTCTACCCCGAGACCACGGccgccctcaccctcgagcAGAACGGCAAGTGGCCCCAGGCCATGGAGATGTACGAGCAGACCATGGTCAAGGCtcgccacgccacactccccttcaccgaggacgagttcTGCTTGTGGGAGGACCACTGGATTCTGGCCGCTCAAAAGCTCCAGAACTGGGAGTCGCTCACTGAGCTTGCCCGAGCCGATCAGAACCCTGATCTTCTGCTCGAGTGCGCCTGGCGCCTGTCCGACTGGGGATCGCCTGACCGCGAGATGATCGAGACCAACCTTAAGCTTGTGGCAGGTGTTCCGACTCCTCGTCGCAAGATATTTGAGGCGTTCACGGCCCTCATCAAGGCCCATGGTTCGCGCGAGCCGCCAAACGACTTCCTCCGCATCGTTGACGACGCACAGCAGGTGGCCATTCGCAAGTGGACtacgctgccgacgtcgatCACTGGCGCGCACCTCCCTCTCCTGCAGCTCTTCCAGCAGgttgtcgagctgggcgaggccGCCCAGGTCTTTGACAGCTTGCAGATGACCACTGCGCAGACTCTTGAAGCCCGCGTCAAcaacgagctcaagggcatCTTCCAGACCTGGCGTGACCGCTTGCCCAACTTCTGGGACGACATTAGCGTCTGGTCCGATCTGCTCGCGTGGCGCCAGCACGTCTTCCAGGCCGTCACCAGAGTGTACATGCCTATGATCCAGCCCACCGAGACTGCCACCCACGGCTACCGAGGTTACCACGAGACGGCCTGGATGATCAACCGCTTCGGTGAGGTCGCCCGTCGCCACGGTCTCCTCGACGTGTGCAGCACCGCCCTCAACAAGATCTACATGTTACCCAACATTGAGATCTCGGAGGCCTTCCTCAAGCTCCGTGAGCAGGCGCTCTGCTACTTCCAGAAGCCTGAAAAGTTCAACGAGGGTCTCGACAACATCAGCACGACCAACCTCATGTACTTTGCCCAGCCGCAAAAAGCCGAATTCCTCACGCTCAAGGGCATGTTCATCTCGCGCCTTGGCCAGGACTcggacgccaacgacgagtTTGCCCACGCCGTCCAGATGGACTACAACTTACCCAAGGCGTGGGCCGAGTGGGGCAAGTTCAACGAGAAGATGTACCGCCAGCAGCCCGAGGCGCCACCTCCTGGTAGCAAGCCCGACCCCGGACCGGGCGAGAAGAGAATGACAGACGCCGAGTGGGCCGAGTCCTGGGCCCAGGACCGTGCTCTCCGCGCGTCCAGCGCCGTCTCGTGCTACCTCCAGGCTGCGGGCTTATACGCCAACCACAAGTCCCGCGCCCTTCTCCTCCGTGTCCTGTGGCTCCTGGGTCTCGATGACAACAGAAACACCATTGCCAAGGCGTTCGAGGCGTACAAGGGCGACCTGGTCATCTGGTACTGGATCACCCTTATcccccagctcctcctctcaCTCTCGCACCGTGAGGCGCAGATTGCTCGCCACATCCTCATGCACATCGCCAAGGCCTTCCCCCAGGCTCTGTTCTACAGCCTTCGGGTTACCAAGGAGGACTTTAGCAACGTCAAGAAGAGCCAGGTCGCCGCTCAGCTCAAGATTGCTCAAGCTCGtaagctcgccgaggccaaggctgccgccgagaaggcaGGTGCCTCTGGCTCTACGCCGGCTGCGACCGAGGGTACCACCCCTGGCGCCGCCGAAACCAAAcccgaggccaaggaaggtgtcaaggacgaggcagcggccgcgtcgaccccCGCGGGTGCTGCGGCTCCGACAACCCCCGCGTCGGGTGGCGCCTCGACCCCCGCAGCGGCGtctgctgctactgctgctcctgccgcaGCCGCTGGCACCCTCGGTGCTGCCGCCAACGGCAGCATGGCTCCTCCCCAAGGCCCTATTGCCCCCAACCGCCCTCCCCAGCCCCGCCAGCCTTGGGAGTTTGTCGACGAAATCATCAACCACCTCAAGACTGGCGTCCCTCTCCTGGCCCTGTCGATGGAGAAGATGGTCGACCAGATCGGCTACCGCGCCAAGCCGACGTCCGAGGAGGATATTTAccgcttcttctcggcgtTACTCAACGACGCCATGCAGCAGTGGAGCACTCGCGGTGCATTCTTAagcgaggagcaggagctcGGTCCCAACACCAGAGACAACCTCCGCCGCTTCTCGCTCAACCTCCACAGCGACCTCCgtgcggccgtcgagcgcgacttTATCAACAACCAGCCCAAGATGCGCGAGTACATCAAGCGTCTTCAGTTCTGGCGCGATTTCTACGAGAAGGCGATTGActcgcgtcctcgtcaccAGCCGCTCGACTCGTCGGGCATCAACCTCACCGACTTCCACTACACCAAGTTTGAGGATGTCGAGGTTCCTGGTCAATATGTCCAGCACATTgaccaggccgacgagctcatccGCATCGCTCGCTtccacccccgcgccgagctgtgCCGCGGCTTTGGCTTCTGCTTCAGGCGCATCACGATGATCGGCCACAACGGCACTCCTTACACGTTCAACGTTCAGATGCCGGCCGCCCGCCACTGTCGTCGCGAGGAGCGTCTTGTCCAGCTGTTCCGCATCATGAACAGCGTCCTCAAGAGGCGCAAAGagtctcgccgccgcaaccTCCAGTTCCACCTCCCTACTGCCGTTGCTCTCGGCACGCAGCTCCGCCTGATCCAGAACGACTCGTCGTACATCAGCTTGCAGGAGATCTACGACGATTATGCGTTTGCGCACGGCATGACGCACGAGGACACTATCCTCGCCTTCTGCgaccgccagcgcgagctccaCGACCCGTCAATCCCCCGCACCGACCCTCGCTGGGTGCAGCTCAAGATGGAGATTATCGAAGAGATCCAGGCCAAGATGCTCCCCGAGAACGTGCTCACGAACTACATGATCAAGAGCATGGCCGACTCGGAGAGCCTCTGGCTCATGCGCAAGCAGTTTGCCATGCAGACTGCAGCGTGTGCCTTCCTCACCTACGTCTGCTGCCTCAACAACCGTGCCCCTTCGCGCTTCCACATCAGCCGCAGGACGGGCCAAATGTACATGACGGAGATGCTGCCTTGTAAGTGCTACCAGCCACACAAAGTGCCACTGCTAACGTGTCCAGCTTTCACTCAGGGGCAGCCTTTGTTCCACTCGCCCGAGGCAGTGCCGTTCCGTCTCACCCCCAACATGCAGCACTTCATCactcgcgtcggcgtcgaagGCGTTGTCAGCGCTTCGGCCACGGCCATTGCGCACTCGCTCACGCTGCCCGAGTTTGATCTCGCTAGCACGCTCCACCTGTTCATCCGCGACGAGGTAAGTTGTCTAAAACCCTTTCATCATGGTCAtagctcacacacccagaTCCTCACTTGGCAGAACACATACAACAAGGGCGGTGACCAGCGCAGCGATGTGCCCCTCACCGCCAACGTGTACAAGAATGTCGATCAGTTCatcaagcgcgccgagctcatggGCCACATTGGTGAAGTCAAGGAGAAGGTTCCCGGTGGTCCAGTCATCAACCACGCAATGGTCACGCTCATCTCGCaagcgacggcgccggctctGCTGGCTGCCATGAGCGAGACGTTCATGGCTTGGTTCTAGAGAACGGGCCCCACCTATCATTAATGTAGTTTTCCTCATCAGTTGTAACGTTAGAAAAAATGCATCGTTTGGTTCCACAACCGTGTGTAGTGTCCATTGTGAGGTTGTGTGCATTGTGCAAGAGTATGAGGTAGATCAATGGGTTGGAGGGTGTTGGGCGTCGG
Encoded here:
- the tra1 gene encoding Transcription-associated protein 1, encoding MSAPTPTAAAAAANRPAGRPRKASTATAPGGTPTAESSTPGASTSAPHPPPTAAPTAATGITTTTGPTTLAECEALAAQLTDTNTPMRRRMEIASELRDSAESNRDYSFFDKYLGVFIPALVTILGEEKNIVFVKDNSEQRFRHTLLAYLQRLPHSEPFRQYETKVMELMVKLLKVENEDNALLCIKIMIDGFRSHKDQAEPFVEPFLELVKQMYANLKGVVEKEFGKPPGAAATPAADGAATPAQPTPQPSSSNHTHLSHALHSPKVLTECPIAVVLIFQTYKSVMGPAMLDFYPLVMESIKIQPEPQRVAHQEAKERGDIFVGVASGITNREMYTELIKTQVKTMAFLAYVLRGSQANVKDYLEVFPEACIRLLRDCPPEDVSTRKELLVATRHILTADSRSSFIPYIDTLLEERVLVGTGVSSREALRPLASSVVADLIHHVRNELPIAQLSRVVYVFSCNLNDSTFSSSIQTMCAKLLNTIVDSIASKGDAEQSARLMKSMFITSLEKLQAMTEAYDKLKALSDRDKGKGKAKDETTSAPASTSGQDVTMADETKDANAERLAHGWREIEQAMPVNQVAYANESLETFCREARYLFKTLLHTFRTLLTYTRQGDNPVPPPDGELLAKFFEHSLRCIAIFDNNRDPREPKEAIELLSQILLLLDQHSFREVWTTHMDFFVENALQNPHVFSVLQILITHESVSHQLVAITLKHLMNHLDVVGSYSPKHASLTLRLFKISFLAINTYISTNEIVLVPHLQKLIMRSFALAPKAQDPTVYYQILRALFRSIGGGRFDALYKEVLPILQEMLDNLSYLLQHATDPVQRDLFVELTLTVPVRLTNLLPHLSYLMKPLVHALQAGPELISQGLRTLELCIDNLTADFLDPTMTPVFRELMGALHKLLRPVPANRQHSHAAVKILGKLGGRNRRFNDVENLLEYKPTPGGITAPISFEGKRSRFELDPLVAAADEAIQQKLDVCQDDGLEVLMFSALEVLHEERKDTEATPVFQATMAALFRATQGSPATAEKALEFVRSFCKRVFLMELKRTDEVQDKSLPDLTNRHRPFPLTLALTDAIVNTHAESTGKERDQIADVLGKIISDFKTLAQSPEFTGNKETSRNIDRFVLSFVRRFTGLCQDEDWNRKMAGVTAMNVFVREAELNRKYIIELELEFVRVLMFALRDAPRDPPTSVKQITDLIEHLIRTCQSQEDGRGHRLSRLTEILVRELNSQSKLAREAAQSSIKLLAEVIDQPISTVIGPTTRQVLLDAGAGPIFSKPLRALSSFAMQVGNIDCVTYLLDLRPSVPEINDEFVRLVQEVLALADVDDASLIPNKRGDAPSHKQNFWLKALRIACLRMLRSTMNCQEFYERPNLAPIRQRIITVYFKHVYSPSPEIVDVAHEGLRDVIQQQNKLPKEVLQSGLRPILVNLADAKRLSVPGLEGLARFLELLTNYFKVEIGVKLLDHFDTLADGQMLQKAAAGPLEDNPDISRMTRLVNIFRLLPATAVQYLKQLTTQVVEVESQLHQSAPGPFTENIAKYLDRYHSEGAQNLLDNIKNPRVVWTYRNIISSGKAPQLVNELSERAEAICNLAFANTDQFDLVLPGLQLIRELSRTSPGWLSEREPVLEAVVGVWRSIVLRSRDPKSDMSNVNYQTIPVLILEMFMSTLEHQQHIALLFHVVEAYEIRSSFDRSYVAFFLYQRVALQESVEYRREVIEYFMNLYEEETVVTWAFKTNALRLVVNPTLRVYFADPNNDGSLITAPLVVKMAEKMWRPLSTTPVAKTREDTLLIEIFALTTLMVKHAGPKVSEMRKEVFKLAWMGINLLEPTVKLMAYVLTANFMETYETPVKFVRLTWTGLLRLKENESKALFRQAIDTLAGCLSLRDPPTNGGIPDWAQKVKTVLVEEGHATSTLVVVCELLVNHPDLFYDYRELYVPHIAMSLQKLGFVQAATAEMKKLTVDVIELIFRWERKRMALRDEAGRDDSADAMDVDEKDGAAPSPAKRQRIDRAGTAVSTTSGGGWVTPASTRELITAHLLRIVATSSEPVTRGGLSKRALDLFKEILGPKGLPNVSVKLGFFNRTMSQDISEQTIGTVANSTEVIAAVAEVRDQAWIRGKLEVFRKLLEKVWVFDDTSLHEVVRPLTERMFAELPEEEIADSDDDGQKLLKFVSTTVNNGLTASLRSTTELPGTIFLLKCWLKVQPTQLHNETLASGLLRVLSNLVKVHTSANGPDPSYRLIISILDMLRDRVADLKEHRRYLVNILGALIDKSTNLTLCRYLLELVRQWVVKEVDGPIVIKDKALLLLRMMVFEGRDNALFKEYLDLIYEVYELESLSGTDITHRLEPAFLLGTRSKDPAQRAKFLDKLEATLPRALDARLEYLYSLQNWETLADSYWIPQMLSLLLGAADLRGDVFRAALAVIGEEDPLATQNWRLGDLIQYVRNLVHVDPTLAHRLWVVIFPKLWGSFTRTQQTSFTPYISKLLCKEFHHKQVELKPNVIQTQLEGIAYCKPPVTVPPLLIKYLAKTYNAWYAGFEILNTLSDTYRGTENLRESCAGALGELYAELGEEDMFYGSARCRYVYPETTAALTLEQNGKWPQAMEMYEQTMVKARHATLPFTEDEFCLWEDHWILAAQKLQNWESLTELARADQNPDLLLECAWRLSDWGSPDREMIETNLKLVAGVPTPRRKIFEAFTALIKAHGSREPPNDFLRIVDDAQQVAIRKWTTLPTSITGAHLPLLQLFQQVVELGEAAQVFDSLQMTTAQTLEARVNNELKGIFQTWRDRLPNFWDDISVWSDLLAWRQHVFQAVTRVYMPMIQPTETATHGYRGYHETAWMINRFGEVARRHGLLDVCSTALNKIYMLPNIEISEAFLKLREQALCYFQKPEKFNEGLDNISTTNLMYFAQPQKAEFLTLKGMFISRLGQDSDANDEFAHAVQMDYNLPKAWAEWGKFNEKMYRQQPEAPPPGSKPDPGPGEKRMTDAEWAESWAQDRALRASSAVSCYLQAAGLYANHKSRALLLRVLWLLGLDDNRNTIAKAFEAYKGDLVIWYWITLIPQLLLSLSHREAQIARHILMHIAKAFPQALFYSLRVTKEDFSNVKKSQVAAQLKIAQARKLAEAKAAAEKAGASGSTPAATEGTTPGAAETKPEAKEGVKDEAAAASTPAGAAAPTTPASGGASTPAAASAATAAPAAAAGTLGAAANGSMAPPQGPIAPNRPPQPRQPWEFVDEIINHLKTGVPLLALSMEKMVDQIGYRAKPTSEEDIYRFFSALLNDAMQQWSTRGAFLSEEQELGPNTRDNLRRFSLNLHSDLRAAVERDFINNQPKMREYIKRLQFWRDFYEKAIDSRPRHQPLDSSGINLTDFHYTKFEDVEVPGQYVQHIDQADELIRIARFHPRAELCRGFGFCFRRITMIGHNGTPYTFNVQMPAARHCRREERLVQLFRIMNSVLKRRKESRRRNLQFHLPTAVALGTQLRLIQNDSSYISLQEIYDDYAFAHGMTHEDTILAFCDRQRELHDPSIPRTDPRWVQLKMEIIEEIQAKMLPENVLTNYMIKSMADSESLWLMRKQFAMQTAACAFLTYVCCLNNRAPSRFHISRRTGQMYMTEMLPSFTQGQPLFHSPEAVPFRLTPNMQHFITRVGVEGVVSASATAIAHSLTLPEFDLASTLHLFIRDEILTWQNTYNKGGDQRSDVPLTANVYKNVDQFIKRAELMGHIGEVKEKVPGGPVINHAMVTLISQATAPALLAAMSETFMAWF